From Numenius arquata chromosome 4, bNumArq3.hap1.1, whole genome shotgun sequence, a single genomic window includes:
- the SNAI2 gene encoding zinc finger protein SNAI2, translated as MPRSFLVKKHFNSSKKPNYSELDTHTVIISPYLYESYPVPIIPQPEILSSVAYNPITVWTTTGLLPSPLPNDLSPLSGYPSSLGRVSPPPPSDTSSKDHSGSESPISDEEERIQSKLSDPHAIEAEKFQCGLCNKTYSTFSGLAKHKQLHCDAQSRKSFSCKYCDKEYVSLGALKMHIRTHTLPCVCKICGKAFSRPWLLQGHIRTHTGEKPFSCPHCNRAFADRSNLRAHLQTHSDVKKYQCKNCSKTFSRMSLLHKHEESGCCVAH; from the exons ATGCCACGCTCCTTCCTGGTCAAGAAACATTTCAATTCATCCAAGAAGCCGAATTACAGCGAACTGGACACTCATACAG tgATTATATCCCCATACCTGTATGAAAGCTACCCAGTCCCTATCATACCACAGCCAGAGATCCTGAGCTCAGTAGCTTACAATCCCATTACTGTGTGGACTACAACCGGGCTGCTACCATCTCCACTACCCAATGACCTCTCTCCGCTTTCCGGATACCCCTCATCTTTGGGAAGAGTCAGCCCACCTCCACCTTCTGACACCTCCTCCAAAGATCACAGCGGTTCAGAAAGTCCCATTAGCGATGAAGAAGAGAGAATCCAGTCCAAGCTTTCAGACCCCCATGCAATCGAAGCCGAAAAGTTCCAGTGCGGTTTATGCAACAAGACCTATTCAACTTTCTCTGGGTTGGCCAAACATAAGCAGCTGCACTGTGATGCCCAGTCTAGGAAATCATTCAGCTGCAAGTACTGTGACAAGGAGTATGTCAGCCTGGGAGCGCTTAAGATGCACATCAGGACCCACACACTACCTTGTGTCTGCAAGATCTGCGGCAAGGCTTTCTCTAGACCCTGGCTACTTCAAGGACACATTAGAACTCACACTG GAGAGAAGCCGTTTTCCTGTCCTCACTGCAACAGAGCTTTTGCAGACAGATCCAATCTGAGGGCTCATCTGCAGACCCACTCGGATGTGAAGAAATACCAGTGCAAAAATTGCTCCAAAACTTTCTCCAGAATGTCTCTTCTGCACAAACATGAGGAATCTGGCTGCTGTGTAGCACACTGA